From the genome of Gambusia affinis linkage group LG04, SWU_Gaff_1.0, whole genome shotgun sequence:
CAAAATATTATTGTATCAATCAAATCAcagcaggttttatttgtaTGCTGCCCAATTACATCAATGTGAGAAggtgttaaacattttattttaacgaGTATTCATTAAATACATACAGCTACTGGTTAatatttttagctgtttgtaAACcactaaaatgtttacaaacataatacaaacattattaaatgtatcaataatgttttattaatacattctggCAGAGATCGACCCTTTGTGGACATTCATGATTTTGATATGGCTCACAATGAAGATGTGCTGCTATGTTAACATTTTTCTCCATTCTTATTTTCAAAGTAGCTCAAGCTTAGTCAGATTGTGTGGAAAAAGTCTGTGAATATTCATGTTCAAATTTGTCCAAATATTACAGTTATATTTAGAATTGGACCATCAAGCTGTTCCACTGTAGCTTTGGCTGCATGCTTAAGATGATTGTCCTTCTGGAAGGCAAACCTCTACCCCAACCTGCAGCCTATAACAGGTTTCCTTCCCCATCTTTCTATCAACTCTGGCTAGTTAGCCTGTCTTGATGAAGACAAGCATTCATCATTTAGCATAGTGCTgctaaaacattgttttatagtgcgcatgatgtgttcagggtgtAAGTTTTCCACCACATGCAGCATTCTGTAGATTCCACCCAGGTGGAATGTTTACTAACTAGCTGACTTTTGAATGTGGTTGGTTgcacaagattttatttaggggcagGAAAGTAACAAACTTCCCTGCCCTTCAGGGTGCTGAGTACATATGCACACAAGAGTTTTAtagtgtaaaaaagaaaaaaaaattaaatcattcatcatttttcatgggcagactttgtgtttttgtctacCACACAAAAATCACCAAGAAGTCAAATGAAGTTtgcaatgtaacaaaatgtggaaaaagctcaggagaaataaatacttttgtaaggcataagtcaaaattgtaaaaaataaaataaaaagaaagaattttttGTAACTGCATTCTAGTTTTCTAAGAAAAATATGCTGCTGGTAAGTTTTACAACGATGCATTGccaaagagggaaaaaagtaACTTCCTGAACCTGCTGAAGCAATTCTGAATTTATCTCTTTATTATGTCCTGATGGGTGTTTTCAAATCAAGCATGAGGCTTTATTATGTAGAAAACACgtcaaatataaataatcatACACACCTGAATGAGAGAATGTTTATCTCAGCAGTAGGGTGTCCCGGTAATATGTGAAAAGGTACAAAGGAGGAAACGACCTTATGCTGCCACTTGCTCTGAGATCTCTTCCTATTTTAGTCGAAGGTTCAACTTACTTCCTGCTCACGCAACCCCATGTGTTCTGCTTCGACACTTTCCTGTGCAATATGCACAAGTAAAAGGTTCGAGCTGACTTCCTGAAACTGCCTACTCATTTCACATTCAGTGCCAAATGTACTGCAGATGATGCAGCTACATAggctgaaaccagaagttttcATGCACTGTTTaaaaactcaacttttttttctgtgtttatgacATAAAGgaatttctttcctgtttttgattAGTTTGGATGACTAAAACTATCTCTGCTTGCTAAATGTCGAAAGAACCTGTTCAAGTTCGAAGAGTACAGATTGAGGGATTTAAACAATTCACAGTTGACCACagtttgtaaactaaaacaATGAAAGTGAAAAAGACGTTGAGTTTTCAGCCAGGAAATGAAAGTTTGGGCACAAATGGATCTTCTAATGACAACAACGATTCTAATCGTGGCCATCAAAAAGCCCTGATCAGTTTGATAAGATTTGTGGGCAGGTGTGAGCCAATAAGCTGGCCTATAAACGTGACTCAGTTACAGCAGTTCTTGAGAAATGGGGCAAATTTACAGCAAACATTAGAAACTTAGAACATTAGACCCTTGCCACATAGTTTTAAGAGGCAAATCtaatacaaagaaaattgaagttaaatccaaatttctctcattattctggcatttagaaaagagaaaatagctTTGGTACTCCAGGCCatactaaaacagaaaaagtttagtCTGTTGCAATCTTAGACAGTGAGAAAACTGggtcatgtttctttttaaacagagTAAATATATGTCCGGTTTCAACTATATGCAAATGCAACGACTCCACAGCAGCCTGCAGAGATGATGCcaaataatgacattttctgtcattgaaAGGTACCAAAACTGTCTAAAAgtgtttcaaatttaaatagaaaacttaggatttttgctgttgtttttgatcTAATACTAATCCAACCAGTAGATGAGTATCTGAAGCTCATATTGAGAATTTATCTAAAACAATGTAGTCTTTCTAAACAATATCTCCCTGTAAACACTATGAAATAGTAATTCCAGTTTTGTTACTATTCACAGTCACAATAACCAATCAATTTTTAAGCCGTAAAAAAGCTGTGAGAAGTTTGGatcaaaaatctgttaaatCCAATCAtctgtaaaatctgaaaaacgtctaaaactatatttttataGTTGATTAAATGTATGTTATCTAACTGATTTTGAAACTTATTGCGGGCTGTGTTCCAGAGATAGAAAAAATTACTTCACTATCAACTACAGGAGGCTTTAAGGAGAACTGGTATCAGATAATGTATTTCAGCAAcatgcaaaacatattttaaacaaactaatttTTTCAAGTAATAAAACGTAACTACTGGTTAGCTTGacaattttcataatttcagtttGAGTTATTTGAATAAATGCTATGGCTTTGTGTTTCCTCCGTATTATTGGTGGttataaaaaagttttgttgtatttctggTGTTAAAGATTTACCTTAATATATTAACAGGCGGTGAGCCTTTGTCGTCTTTGACTAGAGTGTCAATGGAAAGGAGGCGTTTCTTAATGCAGCACTGTTCGCATTACATAAAATCAGTGTACACAAATCTTTGACTCAGAGAAATAATTTTCCTGTTGTTGACAATCGGTATCAGGTTGCAGACTGAAGTGTATTAAATGGCTAGTGTTCATGAACAGTGGAGTGAACCGCTGCCTTTTATCTTCTTGTAGGCTTAAAACTGGTTTGTCAAGCTTCAATTCATTTTGTGGATCCATATATATTGAAACTCCTGTgtgatatatatacatatataaactATTTCAACCTTGTTCACGCTCATTTCTTCTCCAAGCAATTGGAAACAGATTCACCCTTCACCTATGTGACTGCAACCAAATTTTCCATCCAGAGCCACAGATATTTGAATGGTTTGAACGTTTGTTTGCATGTCTGGCTCGTTGTAGCGATGCAGGAACAATCCAGGCACTCTCACTGATGGGATTTATTGGATTGACACAGAAACACTTTGCTTTTCATATAATAATGCAGAATATAAAGTGAGAAGGGGGTTGAAATAAAGAGTGTAAGATATTCACAGGCTTCATTAGGTTTGCTtgtgagaaaatatattttctcaaatCGCTGCAACACAGTGAAGGGAGGGGCTTGATGACAGGAGCTTAGCTCAGATTTGAGTATCACCGGAGAATCACCTCTCAGTCAGCCAGGTGCATATGTACGCTGCGTACAAACGGAGATGCAAGACACCACCTATGGACATTATGGTTATATGACAACTTTATCTTTTCAGCTGTTTATCCAAGTCTAAATAACAAGGTAAGTGTGAAGTTAATATGAGAACAATATCTATGAATATGTGTACCATCAACATGTTCAACTAAATCTCTGTCTTCAACTTTGTTGTTGGATaagtaaattacaaatattttatagataaaTTGTAAATAGTTGCTGCATCTTCTTTCTGTCTGGTGAAATCCAGCAATGCTTCTCagccaaaatgtattttctgttactATTAAGTCTGCGGatataaacaaaactttaaatctcCTACTTGTTtcttcttaataaaaaaatataatagcTCTTGTAATCACTTTGCACTCAGATATTATTATCTGGTTGATAGAACATTTACTAGCCtttttattaggtacacctgaCCATTTACCGTGTAACACAAATCTTGAATCAGCCTATCACACGTCGGCGGCTCAGTGAGTTTAGGCACGTCAATGTTGTGAAGACGAATGTTGAAACCAAGTGGCTTTGAACGTAGCGTAAATGTTTGTGCCAGATGGACACAAACATCTCTCAGGTTTACAGACAACAAAAGAGAGACTATCCAGTGAGGAGAAGCTGTCTGGATGAAAATGTGTTGCTGATGTCAGAGAAGAACAGTCAGACTGGTtcaacccttacaaaaaaatcccatgaaaatcacatgtgatcacatgtggttcacgcaaattttacatgtgaatgatgtgaatcacatgtgaaagcacatgaatatgtgtgattttggaatgttttgtggtaaaatcacatgtgattcacacatttccatgtgattcacatgtgatcacatgaaaatcatatgtgatcacatgtgattttttgtgtgattttcacatgtgatcacatgtggaaatgtgtgattcacatgtgattttaccacaaaacattccaaaatcacacgtattcatgtgctttcacatgtgattcacatcatttacatgtaaaatttgtgtgaaccacatgtgattttcatgggatttttttgtaagggaagaTGATTGAAAAGGAACAGTAGCTTACATAACCACTCATTACAAACAAGATTTTACAAACACCATCATTGAGTGTATCACACTTGAAGCCCTCGGACCACAAGACCAAACCAGGTGCCACTCCTGCCAGCTACCATCAGCAAACCGAGGCCACAGATTTCACGTTTCCCAAACCTGAACAATGGACAGATTGGTAAAACAGTGGTTTGATGAGCCTTGATTTTGGCTGTGAGATTTAGATGTTATTGTCAGAATAGGGTGTAGCCAACATAAAGGAGGATCCATCTTGCCTTGTATCACTGCTTCAGCCTTGTGGTGGTGGCATAAAAGTATGGGCAATTGTTCTTGGCAAACATTGGGCCCATTAGTACCAGCTGAGTATCGCTGAAATGTCACAGCCGATGTGAAGAAACCAAACTGGTTTCTTGAGCAGAACAACTAGTCCACTGTACCCTAATGGCCTTCAGAGTCATCAGATCACAATTAATTAGTGCAAATTTTAGATGTGGTAGAACAAAGAGCTCCACATCATCAATACAAAGCTGAGAAATCAGCAGCAACTCCATCAGGCTATCAGGTCAATATGGATCAAAATCTCAGAAGAACGTCACTGACACctcattaaatattattgaacattaTTAAAAATCTAACTTAGCATCaacttaggtttttttttttttttttttgaaagaggTTCAAActactgtttttcatttcaaatgagAAGTGCTGTCTATCTAACAATCCTTCTTAAACAGtctttttacagaaatttcAGTACCTGTAAGCCAAAGCGTCCACCACATCCCACACAATGGATAAGTTTCGTATGATGTTCCAGTTCCTCCAGTCCAACCAGGAGTCTTTCATGAATGGGATTTGTGGCATCATGGCATTAGCAAGTGCCCAGATGTACTCTGCCTTTGAGTTCAGCTGCCCCTGTATGCCAGAATACAACTACACCTACGGTATCGGGCTTCTCGTCGTCCCTCCCATATGGTTCTTTTTGTTGGGCTTTGTCTTGAACAATAATGTGTCGGTGCTCGCCGAGGAGTGGAAAAGACCCACAGGGAGCCGGACGAAGGATCCAACAATCCTGCGCTACATGTTTTGTTCAATCACCCAGAGATCGTTGATCGCCCCGGCTTTATGGGTGTCGGTCACCCTCATGGACGGGAAGAGCTTCCTCTGCGCTTTCAGCATCAACTTGGATATTGAAAAGTTTGGGAATTCCAGCTTTGTTAAAGGGATGTCGGAGACAGAGAAGATCCGACTGTTGGCCAGAATCCCCTGCAAAGACCTGTTTGAGCATCAGGAAATAAGAGTGGCAGCAACACGGTACATCAAGTGTATATCACAGGTATGCCtagttgtttttactttttctcaggataaaacacaagaagaagTAACATGAGGTTAATTTGCCAGGCAAATCAGatatatgattttttaaaaatcacaaggTTGTTATTTTGAGGTCCCTgaagtaaataaagtaaaaatctgtttatttaacaCCGTTCAAAACATGAAACCACAAAATggataatcaaaaaaaaaaaaatcaacagaaaatcattcttattattattttcaaaaataccaCTTGAAATTGGAAGCCCAGCTGGGAATGTCTGAGCCAAAGTCAAAGTGTAACAGAATGTTCCCTAAGACTTAACACAAGACATAAAAGGTGCAAGAGTTTCCATATTCTGATGTACAATTGATGTGCATGATTTTGTTGGCATAGTTCAATAAGAATTTTCATCCCTCCAACTTTTTTAAGCAGTCAAAGCACTGATGACGGACATGCAACTTAAACCTCTTTCAAGTCAAAACTTCACAATAAAGACACAACCACAGAACTCCCATTATGGATCCCATTGCCTTTTCACAGAAAACCTAAAGCCCAGGACACACAAGTCTAGGCattcacacaaataaaatgcataagtTATGTGTTCCTGATTTACCCCCTTTAGGACGTAGATATCTGTCACAATCCTCACACAGATGTGCAAATAGTGAATGCACTCCTTCAATACAAGAACAATGTTGTGAGTCGTTATCTGCATCAGGTTGTTCTGCTGAACATATTGCTCAGGTCAGgtacattgatttaaaaaaaagacatctctAAATTACTGACAGCTatggttgccagaattttatATGTTAAATTCTGGTAACCACATCTGCTGGTATTTCACCATAAgttagttgggttttttttttttacagtgtagagtCTGGAGGATGGTCTGGTGGCTTTGTCCATGAACTAAACAGCTGCTGCCGCTGTGCGTTGTCTAAAATCACTACATCATTATACAGTACAGCTTTGAGTGTTCCCCAAAGCTGTATAAATTCCCTCACAGATCATACAGGATTGGGTTTAATACTGGTGGATTGACTTTTAACCTTCCTATTCTGTGTATGGAAACCTTTGGTTGATTTTCAGGTGCAAACATGTGTAGATCATAAAACAAACTTGTGTCTAAAAACGGAGTTTAAGAAACCTCATGAGGTATGAAAATGATCTGCAATTGATCGTCCTCTGCTCAGAATGTGCCAGAGACCGGGAATGTACAGCAGAAATAAGAAAGGCCCTAAAGCAGAACTTAAAGGTACACCATAAGGAAGTGGACTTGGTGAAGATATGCAATATgaagcagcaacagaaaaagaataattcagaagatataataaaatgttgaagGGTGGCGACTGAGATATTAACTACTTTGTCTCTTCGTTGAGTAAATACTGCAATTGAGAACAAGTCATTTTGTGCCCACTTAACATTTGTGTATTATGCTATTTCACGTAATAATTAAGTGTAATGATGAATTATTCCTGTTAATTTTAATACTCAAATCTCCTGTATAATCAAATTTACTTATAAATAATAACCTGTTTTCAATGATTGTGGTTCTCATCCCTACATCGGTGTCAACTGAAATGTAAGAACTAGGACAAATTATGGCTCCAGATCAAACTAAAATCACTCAGTGTCCTCCTGCTGgtaaacaaataatatttacaactcATAAAACCACATTTCCTTTTAGTAAACTATGAGCAGATTGTATAAACCTATTTCTATCCTCAGTTGTCAACGCAGATACAAAATATCCCTAAGGAAGGTAAGAAGACAATTCCTGATTGAACaagaaaagtcataaaaaatgttaaatggtgGCACCATGACATTACCTGCACCCTCCTTGTTTGCAGTGAGATTATTTTACCTCTAATATTCTTCACAggttacatttacttttgtgatgttttttttttttctacaagtcTCCAAATGTGTTATCCATGAAAATGAGACCTATTTCACGCCTCCCATAAAACACCCACGCTGTTGTTTAGGTCTCTGAGTAGCCTGGGGGCAAAAATGCAGGCTCAGAAGTCCCATATCTTGCAAATGAAGTGTTTGTAACATAAATGAAGTTGCTGAGCTGTGAAGGTTGCAGGAAGCCTGTTAAATGTGTTATTTCCACTTTACCAAGTGGAAATCTATCACAAGCAAATGCAGTCTCTTAATCTAAAAACCTCGCCCCCTTACAGGCATGCGGGTGGATTTTTCTCCTCATGATGACCTTCACCGCCTTCCTCATCCGGGCCATCAGACCGTGCTTCACCCAAGCCGCTTTCCTCAAAACCAAATACTGGTCCCATTACATCGACATTGAGCGCAAGATGTTTGATGAGACCTGCAAGGAGCATGCGAAGAGCTTCGCCAAAGTGTGCATCCAGCAGTACTTTGAGAACATCAGCGGAGAGATGCAGAGCCTCCACCGCCATCGCTCCGGGAAGGACGACAACGGCGACGAAGACGAGGACAAGAGAAGTGACGAAGACAAGCTGCTGGGCATCAGGGCCCAGGACGACATGAACAAGGTCTTGTGGAACTGGCACACGTGTAAGCCGGCGCTGGCGCTGAGGAAGGACCAGATGGACGGTGAAAACAATAGCAAGCTGAACGGGAAGATAAACGAGGGATTTAATGGCTTCGCAAACGGACACGCCCACGAGACCAAAAAAAGGGAATGGGCCGTGTATTACAGTAAGGTTTGAAGAAAACTGAGTTAAAACGCTTACGAATTAGCTCTCAGTCACTCACTGTGTTCCAGAGATGTagccttcattttgtttcctcGTCTTAgaggttaaagaaaaaagactttGTTACTCTGACAAAGTCTGCAATCATTGCCCAtctctttatattttgcttccattcagttaaacttttttttttctttgtttaaagttACATTGGCCAATATTTCTTGCAGATTTCCGAAGGCTTTTCAGagcttttctttctaattttactgtttcctccatcatttaatttcttttgctaCGCTGCGTCACTCTGACCTATGAATTATGTAAGACATCTAAATGACAAAGATCAGAGAACTTAACATACAATCAGTTTTAA
Proteins encoded in this window:
- the LOC122829566 gene encoding calcium homeostasis modulator protein 1 — translated: MDKFRMMFQFLQSNQESFMNGICGIMALASAQMYSAFEFSCPCMPEYNYTYGIGLLVVPPIWFFLLGFVLNNNVSVLAEEWKRPTGSRTKDPTILRYMFCSITQRSLIAPALWVSVTLMDGKSFLCAFSINLDIEKFGNSSFVKGMSETEKIRLLARIPCKDLFEHQEIRVAATRYIKCISQACGWIFLLMMTFTAFLIRAIRPCFTQAAFLKTKYWSHYIDIERKMFDETCKEHAKSFAKVCIQQYFENISGEMQSLHRHRSGKDDNGDEDEDKRSDEDKLLGIRAQDDMNKVLWNWHTCKPALALRKDQMDGENNSKLNGKINEGFNGFANGHAHETKKREWAVYYSKV